A window of Parambassis ranga chromosome 10, fParRan2.1, whole genome shotgun sequence contains these coding sequences:
- the LOC114443042 gene encoding protocadherin alpha-8-like, with protein MGDQKRSHSWNYCRFYLHFSLLMFWGNPALGELRYSIPEEMREGTVVGNVAKDLGLDKISLNDRRFRVVSGSKDDFFEVNPDSGCLQVRKKIDREELCQGSGACLMELKILVENPLEIHYVVIEITDVNDHSPTFSEKEQAFEIAEQSSPGTRFQLQAARDPDAGTNSIRTYTLTSNDHFDIEISQSDEDKIPFLVLKKSLDREQKNKHLLIVTALDGGKPPRSGKLNVSITVLDINDNRPSFSQDTYQIEIFENTPVGTTITKVNAVDPDEGINGEIEYSLSKTLARKVYDVFELDTSSGQIKLKGPLDFEETPIFKLDVQASDKGQPPLIGRCKVIIKIKDVNDNAPEIEVTSLTNTVSEDSKPGTIISLISVTDKDSAVNGKILSTINSNVPFELKPSFKENTYSLVTKDLLDREQVSQYDITIKATDCGEPPLSTFRGLSIQISDVNDNSPQFSQSPLNFYLSENNAAGESIFSVSAKDNDVNENAAISYHIVRENDVTSFLNVNSYNGQISALKSFDFETLKTFQFQVVATDSGSPSLSSNVTVNVFILDQNDNAPVILYPISSNGSAEGVEEIPRNVNAGHLVTKVRAYDADIGYNGWLLFSLQEVTDHSLFGLDRYTGQIRTLRSFTETDEAEHKLVILVKDNGNVSLSATATVTVKVVEPKEAFAASDVKSAAKDDEDNNVTFYLMITLASVSVLFLISIIVLIAMQCSKSTDYTSKYLQETNYDGTLCHSIQYRSGDKRYMLVGPRMSIGSTIVPGSHANTLVLPDRRRTSEEVSKYLFEP; from the coding sequence ATGGGGGACCAAAAGAGAAGCCATTCATGGAACTACTGTaggttttatttgcatttttcctTACTGATGTTTTGGGGAAATCCGGCGTTGGGTGAACTAAGATACTCTATTCCAGAGGAGATGAGAGAAGGGACGGTTGTAGGAAATGTTGCAAAGGATCTTGGACTAGACAAAATCTCTCTCAATGATCGACGGTTCCGTGTTGTTTCTGGATCAAAGGACGATTTCTTCGAGGTAAACCCAGATAGTGGCTGCTTACAGGTTCGTAAGAAAATCGACAGAGAGGAACTGTGTCAGGGAAGTGGTGCATGCCTGATGGAGCTAAAGATACTCGTTGAGAATCCTCTAGAAATACACTATGTCGTTATAGAAATTACAGACGTGAATGATCACTCCCCCACTTTCTCTGAAAAGGAACAGGCGTTTGAAATAGCTGAACAATCATCTCCGGGAACGCGTTTCCAACTGCAGGCTGCCCGTGATCCCGATGCTGGAACAAACTCCATCCGCACATACACATTAACGTCAAATGATCACTTTGATATAGAAATCAGTCAGAGTGATGAGGACAAAATACCGTTTTTAGTGCTAAAGAAATCCTTAGACAGAGAACAAAAGAATAAACACCTGCTAATTGTGACTGCGCTTGATGGAGGTAAACCTCCGAGATCAGGGAAACTAAATGTTTCTATTACTGTTCTTGATATTAATGATAATCGTCCGTCATTTAGCCAGGATACATACCAAATTGAAATATTTGAAAATACGCCAGTTGGTACGACAATTACAAAAGTAAATGCAGTTGATCCAGATGAAGGCATTAATGGAGAAATAGAGTACAGCCTAAGCAAAACATTAGCACGTAAAGTTTACGATGTATTTGAACTGGATACTTCAAGTGGACAAATTAAACTGAAGGGACCTCTAGATTTTGAAGAAACTCCAATTTTTAAGTTAGATGTTCAAGCATCTGATAAAGGACAGCCTCCGTTAATAGGAAGATGTAAAGTTATAATAAAGATAAAAGATGTGAACGATAATGCACCAGAAATAGAAGTCACATCCTTAACAAATACAGTTTCTGAAGATTCAAAGCCTGGCACCATTATTTCACTCATCAGTGTAACAGATAAAGACTCTGCTGTTAATGGAAAAATACTTTCCACTATAAACTCAAATGTTCCTTTTGAATTAAAACCAtcatttaaagaaaacacataTTCACTTGTCACAAAGGACTTGTTAGATAGAGAGCAGGTGTCACAGTATGACATCACAATAAAAGCTACAGACTGTGGAGAGCCTCCCTTATCTACATTTAGAGGTCTTAGCATTCAGATATCAGATGTAAATGACAACAGTCCACAATTCTCACAGAGTCCATTAAACTTTTACCTGTCAGAAAATAACGCTGCTGGAGAGTCAATATTCTCTGTAAGCGCAAAAGATAATGATGTGAATGAAAATGCAGCCATTTCATATCACATCGTAAGAGAAAATGACGTCACGTCTTTTCTAAATGTAAATTCATATAATGGACAAATATCAGCGCTGAAAAGTTTCGACTTTGAAACACTGAAAACTTTCCAGTTCCAAGTTGTTGCTACAGATTCTGGATCTCCGTCACTGAGCAGCAATGTCACAGTGAATGTATTCATTCTGGATCAGAACGACAACGCTCCAGTCATCCTGTATCCAATCAGCTCCAACGGttctgctgaaggtgtggaggagatTCCCCGGAATGTGAACGCAGGACACTTGGTGACTAAAGTCAGAGCCTATGACGCTGATATAGGATATAACGGCTGGCTgctcttttcactgcaggaagtTACTGACCACAGTCTCTTTGGTTTGGACCGCTATACAGGACAGATCAGAACACTTCgctcattcacagagacagacgagGCTGAGCATAAACTGGTCATACTGGTCAAAGACAATGGGAACGTCTCACTCTCAGCAACAGCTACTGTCACTGTCAAAGTTGTGGAGCCCAAAGAGGCTTTTGCAGCTTCTGATGTTAAAAGTGCAGCCAAAGATGATGAAGACAATAATGTGACTTTTTACCTGATGATAACTTTGGCCTCAGTTTCTGTGCTTTTCCTCATCAGTATCATCGTGCTGATTGCAATGCAGTGCTCCAAATCCACAGACTATACTTCTAAATATCTACAAGAGACTAATTATGATGGGACACTGTGTCACAGCATCCAGTACAGATCAGGAGACAAACGCTACATGTTAGTTGGACCCAGAATGAGTATAGGATCTACTATAGTGCCTGGAAGTCATGCTAATACACTAGTGCTCCCTGACAGGAGGAGAACATCTGAGGAGGtgagtaaatatttatttgaaccATAG
- the LOC114442529 gene encoding protocadherin alpha-3-like yields the protein MEQRRLGTRRTRTKWIVYIMAFVSFWSCASAQFRYSISEEVKEGTVVGNIAKDLGLDKSTLRERGCRVVYGSTEPPFRVNQDDGILYVNRKLDREEVCDRSKVCVIDLKTVLENPLEVHYVAVEILDVNDHAPMFPENEKMLEIFESALPGARFQLQAARDADSGSLSIQQYKLSHNDHFRLEVKDRGEDRKTPSLVLQKSLDRETVKTHVLLLTAFDGGKPPRSGNMTIIVEVSDVNDNPPVFTQDSYTVYLKENSPIGTAVIQVNATDLDEGSNGEVVYSFGNDVDTRARERFELNPVTGEITVAGNIDFEESGRYEIDIQASDKAAATMTTDKTVIINIVDVNDNTPEIEVTSFSRSLPEDSKPGTTVALISVKDSDSGLNGKVMCYISQDFPFLLTPSLQNNMYSLVTKNLLDREQQSQYDVIIVAKDAGEKPLSSDKTINIVVSDVNDNSPEFSQSPYTFYILENNSPGVTFLSVTASDRDEGSNAVISYFILRDRGGDNLPPSFININSENGDILALKSFDFEKLKTFQFQVVATDSGSPSLSSNVTVNVFILDQNDNAPVILYPVSSNGSAEGVEEIPRNVNAGHLVTKVRAYDADIGYNGWLLFSLQEVTDHSLFGLDRYTGQIRTLRSFTETDEAEHKLVILVKDNGNVSLSATATVIVKVVEPKEAFAASDVKSAAKDDEDNNVTFYLMITLGSVSVLFLISIIVLIAMQCSKSTDYTSKYLQETNYDGTLCHSIQYRSGDKRYMLVGPRMSIGSTIVPGSHANTLVLPDRRITSEVS from the coding sequence ATGGAACAAAGAAGACTCGGAACACGGAGAACACGGACAAAATGGATTGTCTACATAATGGCTTTTGTTTCGTTTTGGAGCTGCGCTTCGGCACAATTCAGATATTCAATTTCCGAGGAAGTTAAAGAAGGAACTGTTGTTGGAAATATCGCTAAGGATTTAGGGCTTGATAAATCCACACTGAGGGAGAGAGGCTGCCGTGTTGTATACGGCTCGACAGAACCTCCTTTTCGTGTGAATCAAGACGATGGTATCTTGTATGTGAACCGAAAACTTGACAGAGAGGAGGTATGCGACCGTAGCAAGGTCTGCGTAATTGATTTAAAAACCGTGTTAGAAAACCCACTGGAGGTCCACTATGTTGCAGTGGAGATTCTGGATGTTAACGACCACGCGCCGATGTTCCCAGAGAATGAAAAGATGCTAGAAATATTTGAATCGGCGTTACCAGGAGCGAGATTTCAATTACAAGCTGCCCGCGATGCTGATAGTGGCTCATTATCCATTCAGCAGTATAAGCTGAGTCACAATGACCATTTTCGGTTGGAAGTAAAAGACCGTGGTGAGGACCGTAAGACACCTAGTTTAGTTTTACAAAAGTCACTTGACAGAGAAACTGTGAAGACCCACGTGTTACTGCTGACAGCCTTTGATGGAGGTAAACCTCCAAGGTCTGGAAACATGACAATAATTGTTGAGGTGTCTGATGTTAATGATAACCCCCCGGTTTTCACCCAGGATTCATATACTGTCTACCTAAAAGAAAATTCTCCTATTGGCACGGCTGTTATTCAGGTTAATGCCACAGATTTAGATGAAGGCTCAAATGGAGAAGTAGTGTATTCATTTGGAAATGATGTGGACACACGTGCACGTGAACGTTTTGAACTCAATCCGGTGACAGGAGAAATTACAGTAGCAGGAAATATAGATTTTGAGGAGAGTGGCAGATATGAAATAGATATTCAGGCCTCTGATAAAGCTGCAGCTACAATGACAACAGACAAAACCGTCATTATAAATATTGTTGACGTTAATGATAATACACCTGAGATTGAAGTGACATCATTTTCACGTTCATTACCGGAAGACTCAAAACCAGGAACCACAGTGGCGTTAATCAGTGTTAAAGACTCGGATTCTGGTCTCAACGGAAAGGTGATGTGTTACATAAGCCAAGACTTCCCCTTTCTGCTCACCCCatctttacaaaataatatgtatTCCCTAGTAACCAAAAATCTTTTGGATAGAGAACAGCAATCACAATATGACGTGATTATTGTTGCGAAAGACGCAGGAGAAAAGCCCCTATCATCAGATAAAACTATAAATATTGTTGTATCAGATGTAAATGACAACAGTCCAGAGTTTTCACAGAGTCCATACACGTTCTACATACTTGAGAATAACAGCCCAGGAGTTACATTTTTATCAGTGACAGCGAGTGATCGCGACGAGGGGAGTAATGCAGTGATTTCCTACTTTATACttagagacagaggaggtgatAATCTACCGCCTTCCTTTATAAACATAAACTCTGAAAATGGAGACATTTTAGCTCTGAAAAGTTTCGACTTTGAAAAGCTGAAAACTTTCCAGTTCCAAGTTGTTGCCACAGATTCAGGATCTCCGTCACTGAGCAGCAACGTCACAGTGAACGTATTCATTCTGGATCAAAACGACAACGCTCCAGTCATCCTGTATCCAGTCAGCTCCAACGGttctgctgaaggtgtggaggagatTCCCCGCAATGTGAACGCAGGACACTTGGTGACTAAAGTCAGAGCCTATGACGCTGATATAGGATATAACGGCTGGCTgctcttttcactgcaggaagtTACTGACCACAGTCTTTTTGGTTTGGACCGCTATACAGGACAGATCAGAACACTTCgctcattcacagagacagacgagGCTGAGCATAAACTGGTCATACTGGTCAAAGACAATGGCAACGTCTCACTCTCAGCCACAGCTACTGTTATTGTCAAAGTTGTGGAGCCCAAAGAGGCTTTTGCAGCATCTGATGTTAAAAGTGCAgccaaagatgatgaagataacAATGTGACTTTTTACCTGATGATAACTTTGGGCTCAGTTTCAGTGCTTTTTCTCATCAGTATCATCGTGCTGATTGCAATGCAGTGCTCCAAATCCACAGACTATACTTCTAAATATCTACAAGAGACTAATTATGATGGGACACTGTGTCACAGCATCCAGTACAGATCAGGAGACAAACGCTACATGTTAGTTGGACCCAGAATGAGTATAGGATCTACTATAGTCCCTGGAAGTCATGCTAATACACTAGTGCTGCCTGACAGGAGGATAACATCTGAGGTGAGTTAA
- the LOC114442404 gene encoding protocadherin alpha-3-like: MEQRGGKASTAQRRWFAFVVVLDVLWSGAFAQIRYSISEDVREGTVVGNIAKDLGLDKSALKERRYRIVAGSTEPLFQVNQNDGILYLKRSIDREEVCERSSPCLINLKTVLENPLEIHYVAVEILDINDHAPVFPEKEKRLEISESALPGARFQLQAARDPDVGQFSIQQYRLSHNDHFRVEVKDRGEDRKVPYLVLQRQLDRETAGNHKLRLTAIDGGKPAKSGDIDIIVNVLDVNDNSPVFTKEVYSASLKENVPIGTVVIQVNATDLDQGANSEIMYSFGKEVDSKIMDLFGIEEDTGEIKVTGQIDFEKSKTYEFDIQASDKGPVPLTTDKSVVITVIDVNDNAPEIEVTSFSSSVEEDSKIATTVALISVSDFDSGINGKVICTIKQDVPFTLSPSLQGSMYAIVTSSQLDREVISQYEVTIIAKDSGQPSYLTEKTITVGVSDVNDNSPEFFSSPYTFYITENNMPGVTMFSVKASDRDDRDNALISYHILRDANENNKLSSFLNINSETGDILALKSFDFETLKTFQFQVVATDSGSPSLSSNVTVNVFILDQNDNAPVILYPVRSNGSAEGVEEIPRNVNAGHLVTKVRAYDADIGYNGWLLFSLQEVTDHSLFGLDRYTGQIRTLRSFTDTDEAEHKLVILVKDNGNVSLSATAIVTVKVVEPKEAFAASDVKSAAKDDEDNNVTFYLMITLGSVSMLFLISIIVLIAMQCSKSPDYTSKYLQETNYDGTLCHSIQYRSGDKRYMLVGPRMSIGSTIVPGSHANTLVLPDRRRTSEEMY, encoded by the exons ATGGAACAAAGAGGTGGCAAAGCATCGACGGCGCAACGGCGTTGGTTTGCATTTGTGGTCGTTTTGGATGTTTTGTGGAGCGGAGCTTTTGCACAGATCAGATATTCCATATCTGAGGACGTTCGAGAAGGAACAGTCGTCGGGAATATAGCGAAGGATTTGGGACTTGATAAGAGTGCCCTCAAAGAAAGACGATATCGCATTGTCGCAGGCTCAACCGAGCCCTTGTTTCAGGTGAATCAAAACGATGGTATTCTTTATCTGAAAAGGAGCATAGACCGGGAGGAGGTGTGTGAACGGAGCAGTCCATGCTTGATCAACCTGAAAACCGTACTAGAAAACCCACTAGAGATTCATTATGTGGCAGTTGAAATACTTGATATAAATGATCATGCGCCTGTTTttccagagaaagagaaaagactTGAAATTTCAGAGTCGGCTCTACCAGGAGCGAGATTTCAGTTACAGGCAGCGCGCGACCCCGATGTAGGCCAGTTCTCTATTCAGCAGTATAGACTCAGCCATAATGATCATTTCAGAGTAGAAGTCAAAGACAGAGGCGAAGACCGTAAAGTACCATATTTGGTTCTGCAGAGGCAGTTAGACAGAGAAACGGCTGGGAATCACAAGTTGCGTCTAACCGCCATTGATGGAGGGAAACCGGCAAAGTCTGGTGATATAGACATAATTGTTAATGTGCTGGATGTCAATGACAATTCCCCCGTCTTTACCAAAGAAGTGTATTCCGCCTCACTAAAAGAAAACGTACCCATTGGCACCGTAGTAATTCAGGTAAACGCAACAGATCTGGACCAGGGGGCAAACAGTGAAATCATGTATTCTTTTGGTAAAGAGGTAGATTCAAAAATAATGGATCTGTTTGGTATAGaagaagacacaggtgaaatTAAAGTAACAGGTCAGATAGATTTTGAAAAAAGTAAAACTTATGAATTTGACATTCAGGCGTCTGATAAGGGACCAGTTCCTCTAACAACTGACAAAAGCGTCGTGATAACCGTTATTGATGTTAACGACAACGCACCTGAGATTGAAGTGACATCATTTTCTAGCTCTGTTGAAGAAGATTCAAAAATAGCAACTACAGTGGCCCTCATTAGCGTCAGTGATTTCGACTCAGGGATCAATGGAAAAGTAATTTGCACAATCAAACAAGACGTTCCatttactttgtctccatcaTTGCAAGGAAGCATGTACGCCATTGTGACAAGTTCTCAGTTAGACAGGGAAGTTATTTCCCAGTATGAGGTCACAATTATTGCGAAAGACTCAGGGCAGCCTTCGTATTTAACTGAAAAGACTATAACCGTCGGCGTATCAGATGTGAACGACAACAGTCCAGAGTTTTTCTCAAGTCCATACACATTTTATATTACCGAGAATAACATGCCCGGTGTCACCATGTTTTCAGTAAAAGCATCTGATCGTGATGACAGAGACAATGCTCTCATTTCTTATCACATTTTGAGAGATGCAAACGAAAATAACAAATTATCATCGTTTTTAAACATAAACTCTGAAACTGGAGACATTTTGGCGCTGAAAAGTTTCGACTTTGAAACACTGAAAACTTTCCAGTTCCAAGTTGTTGCCACAGATTCTGGATCTCCATCACTGAGCAGCAACGTCACAGTCAACGTGTTCATTCTAGATCAGAACGACAACGCTCCAGTCATCCTGTATCCAGTTCGCTCCAACGGttctgctgaaggtgtggaggagatTCCCCGGAATGTGAACGCAGGACACTTGGTGACTAAAGTCAGAGCCTATGACGCTGATATAGGATATAACGGCTGGCTgctcttttcactgcaggaagtTACTGACCACAGTCTCTTTGGTTTGGACCGCTATACAGGACAGATCAGAACACTTCGCTCATTCACAGATACAGACGAGGCTGAGCATAAACTGGTCATACTGGTCAAAGACAATGGCAACGTCTCACTCTCAGCAACAGCTATTGTCACTGTCAAAGTTGTGGAGCCCAAAGAGGCTTTTGCAGCTTCTGATGTTAAAAGTGCAGCCAAAGATGATGAAGACAATAATGTGACTTTTTACCTGATGATAACTTTGGGCTCAGTTTCTATGCTTTTTCTCATTAGTATCATCGTGTTGATTGCAATGCAGTGCTCCAAATCCCCAGACTATACTTCTAAATATCTGCAAGAGACTAATTATGATGGAACACTGTGTCACAGCATCCAGTACAGATCAGGAGACAAACGCTACATGTTAGTTGGACCCAGAATGAGTATAGGATCTACTATAGTCCCTGGAAGTCATGCTAATACACTAGTGCTCcctgacaggaggaggacatcTGAGGAG ATGTACTAA
- the LOC114442532 gene encoding protocadherin alpha-8-like: MGGTRRLLSRDYYWCSFHVTLLLFIGKQALADLRYSIPEEVKEGTVVGNVAKDLGLDRTSLNDRRSRVVSGYKDAFFEVNSDSGALQVSNKIDREELCHGSGACLMELKILVENPLEMHHVVVEITDVNDHSPIFSEKEQTFEIAEQSSPGTRFQLQAARDPDAGTNSIRTYTLTSNDHFDIEINQSDEDKIPFLVLKKSLDREQKNKHMLIVTAVDGGKPPRSGKLNVSITVLDINDNRPSFSQDTYQIDIFENTPVGTTIATVTAVDPDEGTNGEIEYSLSKTLARKIYDVFELDSLTGRIKLMADLDFEDSETFKIDVQASDKGQPPLIGRCRVIIKIKDINDNAPEIEVTSLSHTVSEDSKPGTVISLISVIDKDSGVNGKIITSMSTYIPFELKPSYKENIYSVVTKDYLDREQVSQYDITIKATDCGEPSLSTFKTVSIQISDVNDNSPHFSQSPLNFYLSENNAAGESIFSVSAKDNDVNENAAISYHIVRVNDVTSFLNVNSDNGQISALKSFDFETLKTFQFQVVATDSGSPSLSSNVTVNVFILDQNDNTPVILYPVASNGSAEGVEEISRNVNAGHLVTKVRAYDADIGYNGWLLFSLQEVTDHSLFGLDRYTGQIRTLRLFTETDEAEHRLVILVKDNGNVSLSATATVTVKVVEPKEAFAASDVKSAAKDDEDNNVTLYLIITLGSVSVLFFISIIVLIAMQCSKSTDYTSKYLQETNYDGTLCHSIQYRSGDKRYMLVGPRMSIGSTIVPGSHANTLVLPDRRITSEVS, encoded by the coding sequence ATGGGGGGCACAAGACGCTTATTATCAAGGGACTATTATTGGTGTTCTTTTCATGTGACTCTACTGTTGTTTATCGGGAAGCAGGCTTTAGCTGACTTGAGATACTCTATTCCAGAGGAGGTGAAAGAAGGTACCGTTGTGGGAAATGTTGCCAAGGATCTTGGTCTGGATAGAACCTCTCTCAATGATCGACGATCCCGTGTTGTTTCTGGATATAAGGACGCTTTTTTCGAGGTAAACTCTGATAGTGGTGCTTTGCAGGTCAGTAATAAAATCGACAGAGAAGAGCTATGTCACGGTAGTGGTGCATGCCTGATGGAGCTAAAAATCCTTGTTGAAAATCCATTGGAAATGCATCATGTCGTTGTAGAAATTACAGACGTGAATGATCACTCCCCCATTTTCTCTGAAAAGGAACAGACGTTTGAAATAGCTGAACAATCATCTCCGGGAACGCGATTCCAACTGCAGGCTGCCCGTGATCCCGATGCTGGAACCAACTCCATCCGCACATACACATTAACGTCAAATGATCACTTTGATATAGAAATTAATCAGAGTGATGAGGACAAAATACCGTTTTTAGTGCTGAAGAAATCATTAGACAGAGAACAAAAGAATAAACACATGCTAATTGTGACAGCTGTTGATGGAGGTAAACCTCCGAGATCAGGGAAGCTAAATGTTTCTATTACTGTTCTTGATATTAATGATAATCGTCCGTCATTTAGCCAGGATACATACCAAATTGACATATTTGAAAACACGCCAGTTGGTACGACAATTGCAACAGTAACTGCAGTAGATCCAGATGAAGGGACTAATGGAGAAATAGAGTACAGTCTAAGCAAAACATTAGCACGTAAAATTTACGATGTATTCGAACTAGATAGTTTAACCGGACGAATTAAATTAATGGCAGATTTGGATTTTGAAGATTCCGAAACTTTTAAGATAGACGTTCAAGCATCTGATAAGGGACAGCCTCCTTTAATAGGCAGGTGTAGAGTCATCATAAAGATAAAAGATataaatgataatgcaccagAAATAGAAGTCACATCACTGTCACATACAGTGTCTGAAGATTCAAAACCTGGCACCGTTATTTCACTCATCAGTGTAATAGATAAAGATTCTGGTGTTAATGGAAAAATAATTACTAGCATGAGTACATATATTCCCTTTGAATTAAAACCATCATATAAAGAGAACATATATTCTGTTGTCACTAAGGACTACTTAGATAGAGAGCAGGTGTCACAGTATGACATCACAATAAAAGCCACAGACTGTGGTGAGCCTTCCTTATCTACATTTAAAACTGTTAGCATTCAGATATCAGATGTAAATGACAACAGTCCACATTTCTCACAGAGTCCATTAAACTTTTACCTGTCAGAAAATAACGCTGCTGGAGAGTCAATATTCTCTGTAAGCGCAAAAGACAATGATGTGAACGAAAATGCAGCCATTTCATATCACATTGTGAGAGTAAATGACGTCACGTCTTTTCTAaatgtaaattcagataacggACAAATATCAGCACTGAAAAGTTTCGACTTTGAAACGCTGAAAACTTTCCAGTTCCAAGTTGTTGCCACAGATTCTGGATCTCCGTCACTGAGCAGCAACGTCACAGTGAACGTATTCATTCTGGATCAGAACGACAACACTCCAGTGATCCTGTATCCAGTCGCCTCCAACGGttctgctgaaggtgtggaggagatTTCCCGCAATGTGAACGCAGGACACTTGGTGACTAAAGTCAGAGCCTATGACGCTGATATAGGATATAACGGCTGGCTGCTCTTCTCACTGCAGGAAGTTACTGACCACAGTCTCTTTGGTTTGGACCGCTATACAGGGCAGATCAGAACACTTCGCttattcacagagacagacgagGCTGAGCATAGACTGGTCATACTTGTCAAAGACAATGGGAACGTCTCACTCTCAGCAACAGCTACTGTCACTGTCAAAGTTGTGGAGCCCAAAGAGGCTTTTGCAGCTTCTGATGTTAAAAGTGCAgccaaagatgatgaagataatAATGTGACTTTGTACCTGATTATAACTTTGGGCTCAGTTTCTGTGCTTTTCTTCATCAGTATCATCGTGCTGATTGCAATGCAGTGCTCCAAATCCACAGACTATACTTCTAAATATCTACAAGAGACTAATTATGATGGGACACTGTGTCACAGCATCCAGTACAGATCGGGAGACAAACGCTACATGTTAGTTGGACCCAGAATGAGTATAGGATCTACTATAGTCCCTGGAAGTCATGCTAATACATTAGTGCTCCCTGACAGGAGGATAACATCTGAGGTGAGTTAA